From a region of the Mauremys mutica isolate MM-2020 ecotype Southern chromosome 12, ASM2049712v1, whole genome shotgun sequence genome:
- the TRIM16 gene encoding tripartite motif-containing protein 16, with product MADCGPAAPEGLPQALVLGGPVTKAKGHQVCEGNDFSGEKTEGEELNGRESPETTSPGPDLQGSLIVNGSGMAMGQPGLLEQGNSLEDGQEILCDFCMAQKVLAVKSCLTCMVNYCEDHLRPHLENSKLWSHKLMNPAKDIDLQTCETHKGHLGWFCQTDLACVCEECLAEEHKGHNLLTCEAARKDNESELVQTQAEYDWKLKSAENAIVKLQNNTQSIVSSISEVKSLVSGQFGELLEAVKMAHSDVLAFLEEKERVAVNQANGIKIHLEQKRAVMEENKLRLEKMALYTSDILFLKEYCELKKNTGDDALPSVYIGLKDKLSGIRRVISESTEHLLQLVQTTYKEKLQEFSKEEDCGIKTMVSAIVPSRHRISAPDPETRSDFLKYSRPLTFDPVTAHRYLRLLEDNHKVTNTTPWEHSYPDHPERFEHWRQVLSDNSLYMGRYYFEAEISGAGIYIGMTYKSIDRKGSESNSCISGNNFSWSIQWHGKGFSAWHSDVEIPLKTDTFNRIGVYLDYPKGTLSFYGVTSDTMTLIHKFECEFAEPLYPAFWLSKKENSIRIIKAGDADEKTPAFSSSSEEAAPSNTRLVSEVEALAST from the exons ATGGCTGACTGTGGCCCCGCTGCTCCAGAAGGGCTGCCCCAGGCATTGGTACTAGGTGGCCCTGTCACTAAGGCAAAAGGGCACCAGGTCTGTGAGGGCAATGACTTCTCAGGTGAGAAAACTGAGGGTGAAGAGTTGAATGGCCGTGAAAGCCCAGAAACGACTAGCCCAGGACCTGACCTGCAGGGCAGTTTGATTGTAAATGGCTCTGGGATGGCAATGGGCCAGCCTGGCCTTCTGGAGCAGGGGAACAGTCTGGAGGATGGGCAAGAGATCCTGTGCGACTTCTGCATGGCCCAGAAGGTCCTGGCAGTGAAGTCCTGTTTGACCTGCATGGTGAATTACTGTGAGGACCACCTCCGGCCTCACCTGGAGAACAGCAAGCTGTGGAGCCACAAGCTGATGAACCCCGCAAAGGACATTGACCTGCAGACCTGTGAGACTCACAAAGGCCACTTGGGGTGGTTCTGCCAGACTGACCTGGCGTGTGTCTGTGAGGAGTGCCTGGCCGAAGAGCACAAGGGGCACAACTTGCTCACCTGTGAGGCAGCCAGGAAGGACAATGAG AGTGAACTTGTGCAGACCCAAGCAGAGTACGACTGGAAACTGAAGTCCGCTGAAAACGCAATTGTCAAGTTGCAGAATAATACACAGTCTATAGTG AGTTCTATCTCTGAAGTGAAGAGCCTGGTGTCTGGGCAGTTTGGGGAGCTGTTGGAAGCCGTCAAGATGGCCCACTCGGATGTACTGGCATTTCTAGAGGAGAAGGAACGTGTGGCGGTGAATCAAGCCAATGGGATAAAGATCCATCTGGAGCAAAAGCGTGCTGTCATGGAAGAGAATAAACTGAGGCTGGAGAAGATGGCCCTCTACACCAGTGACAtcctgttccttaag GAATATTGTGAGCTCAAGAAGAACACAGGGGATGATGCACTTCCCAGTGTTTATATTGGACTCAAAGATAAACTGTCAGGGATCAGAAGGGTCATCTCAGAGTCAACAGAACACTTGCTACAGCTTGTACAAACCACCTATAAGGAAAAGCTCCAGGAGTTTTCAAAGGAAG agGACTGTGGGATCAAAACAATGGTGTCTGCAATTGTACCATCCAGGCACCGCATATCGGCTCCAGATCCAGAGACTAGGAGTGACTTTCTCAAGT acTCACGCCCGTTAACGTTTGACCCAGTCACAGCCCACAGATATCTCAGGCTCTTGGAGGACAACCACAAAGTGACTAACACCACACCCTGGGAACACTCCTACCCAGATCACCCTGAAAGATTTGAGCACTGGCGCCAGGTGCTGTCAGACAACAGCTTGTACATGGGTCGCTACTACTTTGAGGCTGAAATAAGCGGAGCCGGCATTTACATTGGTATGACGTACAAAAGCATTGACCGGAAGGGGTCAGAAAGCAACAGCTGCATCTCGGGGAATAACTTCTCCTGGAGCATCCAGTGGCATGGCAAGGGGTTCTCTGCATGGCACAGTGATGTGGAGATCCCACTGAAAACAGACACGTTCAACAGGATAGGGGTCTATCTGGATTACCCCAAGGGCACTTTGTCCTTCTATGGTGTCACTTCGGACACCATGACTCTGATACACAAGTTTGAGTGTGAATTTGCTGAGCCGCTGTACCCTGCTTTCTGGCTTTCGAAGAAAGAAAACTCCATCAGAATAATCAAAGCAGGGGATGCTGATGAGAAGACTCCTGCCTTTTCTTCTTCCTCGGAGGAAGCTGctccttccaacacacgtttagtGTCTGAGGTGGAAGCATTGGCCAGTACTTAG